A genomic region of Physeter macrocephalus isolate SW-GA unplaced genomic scaffold, ASM283717v5 random_356, whole genome shotgun sequence contains the following coding sequences:
- the DBP gene encoding D site-binding protein isoform X1, giving the protein MARPVSDRTPAPLLLGSPTGAPPGGGALLGLRSLLQGTSKPKEPASCLLKEKERKAAPPAATVPGPGLEPAGPADASAGAVVGGGSPRGRPGAAPGPGLLAPLLWERTLPFGDVEYVDLDAFLLEHGLPPSPPPPGGPSPAPSPVRTPAPSPGPGSCGSASPRSSPGHAPARAALGAAGGHRAGLTSRDTPSPVDPDTVEVLMTFEPDPADLALSSIPGHETFDPRRHRFSEEELKPQPIMKKARKIQVPEEQKDEKYWSRRYKNNEAAKRSRDARRLKENQISVRAAFLEKENALLRQEVVAVRQELSHYRAVLSRYQAQHGAL; this is encoded by the exons ATGGCGCGGCCCGTGAGCGACAGGACTCCGGCCCCCCTGCTGCTGGGCAGCCCGACCGGGGCCCCCCCTGGCGGGGGAGCGCTGCTTGGGCTGCGGAGCCTTCTGCAGGGGACCAGCAAGCCCAAAGAGCCAGCCAGCT GTCTGCTGAAGGAAAAGGAACGCAAGGCGGCCCCGCCGGCAGCCACGGTCCCCGGGCCGGGCCTGGAGCCAGCGGGACCGGCGGATGCCTCAGCTGGGGCGGTAGTGGGCGGCGGGTCCCCACGGGGACGCCCGGGGGCTGCGCCCGGCCCGGGTCTCTTGGCGCCGCTACTGTGGGAGCGGACGCTGCCGTTCGGCGACGTGGAGTACGTGGACCTGGACGCCTTCCTGCTGGAGCATGGGCTCCCTCCCAGCCCGCCGCCCCCCGGCGGCCCGTCGCCAGCGCCCTCGCCCGTGCGCACACCTGCACCCTCCCCGGGGCCCGGCTCCTGTGGCTCGGCTTCCCCTCGCTCCTCGCCCGGGCACGCCCCCGCCCGGGCTGCCCTCGGGGCCGCCGGCGGCCACCGCGCAG GCCTGACCTCTCGGGACACACCCAGCCCTGTGGACCCAGACACGGTGGAGGTGCTGATGACCTTTGAACCTGACCCAGCTGATTTAGCCCTGTCAAGCATTCCCGGCCATGAGACCTTTGACCCTCGGAGACATCGCTTCTCAGAGGAGGAACTTAAGCCCCAGCCAATCATGAAGAAGGCGCGGAAGATCCAGGTGCCAGAGGAGCAGAAG GACGAGAAGTATTGGAGCCGGCGGTACAAGAATAACGAGGCAGCCAAGCGGTCCCGCGACGCCCGGAGGCTCAAGGAGAACCAGATATCGGTGCGGGCGGccttcctggagaaggagaaCGCCCTGCTACGGCAGGAGGTGGTGGCCGTGCGCCAGGAGCTGTCCCACTACCGCGCCGTGCTGTCCCGCTACCAGGCCCAGCACGGAGCCCTGTGA
- the CA11 gene encoding carbonic anhydrase-related protein 11 isoform X3, producing the protein MGGAARLNAPRALLLWAALGAAAHIGPAPDPEDWWSYKDNLQGNFVPAWSLCAVGKRQSPVDVELKRVLYDPFLPPLRLSTGGEKLRGTLYNTGRHVSFLPAPRPVVNVSGGPLLYSHRLSELRLLFGARDGAGSEHQINHQGFSAEVQLIHFNQELYGNLSTASRGPNGLAILSLFVNVAGSSNPFLSRLLNRDTITRISYKNDAYFLQDLSLEFLFPESFGFITYQGSLSTPPCSETVTWILIDRALNITSLQMHSLRLLSQNPPSQIFQSLSGNGRPLQPLAHRALRGNRDPRHPERRCRGPNYRLHVDGTPHGR; encoded by the exons ATGGGGGGTGCAGCTCGTCTGAACGCCCCTCGAGCGCTGCTACTCTGGGCCGCACTGGGGGCGGCAG CTCACATCGGACCCGCACCTGACCCCGAGGACTGGTGGAGCTACAAGGATAATCTCCAGGGAAACTTCGTGCCAG CCTGGAGTCTGTGTGCTGTGGGGAAGCGACAGAGCCCCGTGGATGTGGAGCTGAAGAGGGTCCTTTATGACCCCTTTCTGCCCCCGCTGAGACTCAGCACAGGGGGAGAGAAG CTCCGGGGAACCCTGTACAACACCGGTCGCCATGTCTCCTTCCTGCCTGCGCCCCGGCCTGTGGTCAATGTGTCTGGGGGGCCCCTCCTTTATAGCCACCGACTCAGTGAACTGCGGCTGCTATTTGGAGCGCGTGATGGAGCCGGCTCTGAACACCAGATCAACCACCAGGGTTTCTCTGCTGAG GTGCAGCTCATCCACTTCAACCAAGAACTCTACGGGAACCTCAGCACCGCCTCCCGGGGCCCCAATGGCCTGGCCATTCTCAGCCTCTTTGTCAAT GTGGCTGGTAGCTCAAACCCATTCCTTAGCCGCCTCCTTAACCGTGACACCATCACCCGCATCTCCTACAAGA ATGATGCCTACTTTCTTCAAGACCTGAGCCTGGAGTTCCTGTTCCCCGAATCCTTTGGCTTCATCACCTATCAGGGCTCTCTCAGCACCCCACCCTGCTCGGAGACTGTTACCTGGATCCTCATTGACAGGGCCCTAAATATCACCTCCCTCCAG ATGCACTCCCTGAGACTCCTGAGCCAGAATCCTCCGTCCCAGATCTTCCAGAGCCTCAGCGGTAACGGCcggcccctgcagcccctggcccACAGGGCCTTGAGGGGCAACAGGGACCCCCGGCACCCCGAGAGGCGCTGCCGAGGCCCCAACTACCGCCTGCATG TGGATGGTACCCCCCATGGTCGCTGA
- the CA11 gene encoding carbonic anhydrase-related protein 11 isoform X1 gives MGGAARLNAPRALLLWAALGAAAHIGPAPDPEDWWSYKDNLQGNFVPGPPFWGLVNAAWSLCAVGKRQSPVDVELKRVLYDPFLPPLRLSTGGEKLRGTLYNTGRHVSFLPAPRPVVNVSGGPLLYSHRLSELRLLFGARDGAGSEHQINHQGFSAEVQLIHFNQELYGNLSTASRGPNGLAILSLFVNVAGSSNPFLSRLLNRDTITRISYKNDAYFLQDLSLEFLFPESFGFITYQGSLSTPPCSETVTWILIDRALNITSLQMHSLRLLSQNPPSQIFQSLSGNGRPLQPLAHRALRGNRDPRHPERRCRGPNYRLHGMIQSAPPPRLGLTRLCVSPWCLNMIQSYPPLLLRMIQPLELSLALSPFPLCVKVVQPSSRS, from the exons ATGGGGGGTGCAGCTCGTCTGAACGCCCCTCGAGCGCTGCTACTCTGGGCCGCACTGGGGGCGGCAG CTCACATCGGACCCGCACCTGACCCCGAGGACTGGTGGAGCTACAAGGATAATCTCCAGGGAAACTTCGTGCCAG gGCCTCCCTTCTGGGGCCTGGTGAACGCAGCCTGGAGTCTGTGTGCTGTGGGGAAGCGACAGAGCCCCGTGGATGTGGAGCTGAAGAGGGTCCTTTATGACCCCTTTCTGCCCCCGCTGAGACTCAGCACAGGGGGAGAGAAG CTCCGGGGAACCCTGTACAACACCGGTCGCCATGTCTCCTTCCTGCCTGCGCCCCGGCCTGTGGTCAATGTGTCTGGGGGGCCCCTCCTTTATAGCCACCGACTCAGTGAACTGCGGCTGCTATTTGGAGCGCGTGATGGAGCCGGCTCTGAACACCAGATCAACCACCAGGGTTTCTCTGCTGAG GTGCAGCTCATCCACTTCAACCAAGAACTCTACGGGAACCTCAGCACCGCCTCCCGGGGCCCCAATGGCCTGGCCATTCTCAGCCTCTTTGTCAAT GTGGCTGGTAGCTCAAACCCATTCCTTAGCCGCCTCCTTAACCGTGACACCATCACCCGCATCTCCTACAAGA ATGATGCCTACTTTCTTCAAGACCTGAGCCTGGAGTTCCTGTTCCCCGAATCCTTTGGCTTCATCACCTATCAGGGCTCTCTCAGCACCCCACCCTGCTCGGAGACTGTTACCTGGATCCTCATTGACAGGGCCCTAAATATCACCTCCCTCCAG ATGCACTCCCTGAGACTCCTGAGCCAGAATCCTCCGTCCCAGATCTTCCAGAGCCTCAGCGGTAACGGCcggcccctgcagcccctggcccACAGGGCCTTGAGGGGCAACAGGGACCCCCGGCACCCCGAGAGGCGCTGCCGAGGCCCCAACTACCGCCTGCATGGTATGATCCAGTCTGCACCCCCTCCACGTCTTGGTCTAACCCGCCTATGTGTCTCCCCTTGGTGTCTCAATATGATACAGTCCTACCCCCCTCTGCTGCTCCGTATGATCCAGCCTCTTGAGCTCTCACTcgctctttctcccttccccctttgtGTCAAAGTGGTACAGCCCTCCTCCCGGTCATAG
- the CA11 gene encoding carbonic anhydrase-related protein 11 isoform X2 produces the protein MGGAARLNAPRALLLWAALGAAAHIGPAPDPEDWWSYKDNLQGNFVPGPPFWGLVNAAWSLCAVGKRQSPVDVELKRVLYDPFLPPLRLSTGGEKLRGTLYNTGRHVSFLPAPRPVVNVSGGPLLYSHRLSELRLLFGARDGAGSEHQINHQGFSAEVQLIHFNQELYGNLSTASRGPNGLAILSLFVNVAGSSNPFLSRLLNRDTITRISYKNDAYFLQDLSLEFLFPESFGFITYQGSLSTPPCSETVTWILIDRALNITSLQMHSLRLLSQNPPSQIFQSLSGNGRPLQPLAHRALRGNRDPRHPERRCRGPNYRLHVDGTPHGR, from the exons ATGGGGGGTGCAGCTCGTCTGAACGCCCCTCGAGCGCTGCTACTCTGGGCCGCACTGGGGGCGGCAG CTCACATCGGACCCGCACCTGACCCCGAGGACTGGTGGAGCTACAAGGATAATCTCCAGGGAAACTTCGTGCCAG gGCCTCCCTTCTGGGGCCTGGTGAACGCAGCCTGGAGTCTGTGTGCTGTGGGGAAGCGACAGAGCCCCGTGGATGTGGAGCTGAAGAGGGTCCTTTATGACCCCTTTCTGCCCCCGCTGAGACTCAGCACAGGGGGAGAGAAG CTCCGGGGAACCCTGTACAACACCGGTCGCCATGTCTCCTTCCTGCCTGCGCCCCGGCCTGTGGTCAATGTGTCTGGGGGGCCCCTCCTTTATAGCCACCGACTCAGTGAACTGCGGCTGCTATTTGGAGCGCGTGATGGAGCCGGCTCTGAACACCAGATCAACCACCAGGGTTTCTCTGCTGAG GTGCAGCTCATCCACTTCAACCAAGAACTCTACGGGAACCTCAGCACCGCCTCCCGGGGCCCCAATGGCCTGGCCATTCTCAGCCTCTTTGTCAAT GTGGCTGGTAGCTCAAACCCATTCCTTAGCCGCCTCCTTAACCGTGACACCATCACCCGCATCTCCTACAAGA ATGATGCCTACTTTCTTCAAGACCTGAGCCTGGAGTTCCTGTTCCCCGAATCCTTTGGCTTCATCACCTATCAGGGCTCTCTCAGCACCCCACCCTGCTCGGAGACTGTTACCTGGATCCTCATTGACAGGGCCCTAAATATCACCTCCCTCCAG ATGCACTCCCTGAGACTCCTGAGCCAGAATCCTCCGTCCCAGATCTTCCAGAGCCTCAGCGGTAACGGCcggcccctgcagcccctggcccACAGGGCCTTGAGGGGCAACAGGGACCCCCGGCACCCCGAGAGGCGCTGCCGAGGCCCCAACTACCGCCTGCATG TGGATGGTACCCCCCATGGTCGCTGA
- the DBP gene encoding D site-binding protein isoform X2, with the protein MARPVSDRTPAPLLLGSPTGAPPGGGALLGLRSLLQGTSKPKEPASCLLKEKERKAAPPAATVPGPGLEPAGPADASAGAVVGGGSPRGRPGAAPGPGLLAPLLWERTLPFGDVEYVDLDAFLLEHGLPPSPPPPGGPSPAPSPVRTPAPSPGPGSCGSASPRSSPGHAPARAALGAAGGHRAGLTSRDTPSPVDPDTVEVLMTFEPDPADLALSSIPGHETFDPRRHRFSEEELKPQPIMKKARKIQVPEEQKCFPTHPGREVLEPAVQE; encoded by the exons ATGGCGCGGCCCGTGAGCGACAGGACTCCGGCCCCCCTGCTGCTGGGCAGCCCGACCGGGGCCCCCCCTGGCGGGGGAGCGCTGCTTGGGCTGCGGAGCCTTCTGCAGGGGACCAGCAAGCCCAAAGAGCCAGCCAGCT GTCTGCTGAAGGAAAAGGAACGCAAGGCGGCCCCGCCGGCAGCCACGGTCCCCGGGCCGGGCCTGGAGCCAGCGGGACCGGCGGATGCCTCAGCTGGGGCGGTAGTGGGCGGCGGGTCCCCACGGGGACGCCCGGGGGCTGCGCCCGGCCCGGGTCTCTTGGCGCCGCTACTGTGGGAGCGGACGCTGCCGTTCGGCGACGTGGAGTACGTGGACCTGGACGCCTTCCTGCTGGAGCATGGGCTCCCTCCCAGCCCGCCGCCCCCCGGCGGCCCGTCGCCAGCGCCCTCGCCCGTGCGCACACCTGCACCCTCCCCGGGGCCCGGCTCCTGTGGCTCGGCTTCCCCTCGCTCCTCGCCCGGGCACGCCCCCGCCCGGGCTGCCCTCGGGGCCGCCGGCGGCCACCGCGCAG GCCTGACCTCTCGGGACACACCCAGCCCTGTGGACCCAGACACGGTGGAGGTGCTGATGACCTTTGAACCTGACCCAGCTGATTTAGCCCTGTCAAGCATTCCCGGCCATGAGACCTTTGACCCTCGGAGACATCGCTTCTCAGAGGAGGAACTTAAGCCCCAGCCAATCATGAAGAAGGCGCGGAAGATCCAGGTGCCAGAGGAGCAGAAG TGCTTTCCCACCCATCCAGGACGAGAAGTATTGGAGCCGGCGGTACAAGAATAA